GTAGGTATTCCTTAGTCTCTAAGATATTATCTGCCTTTAAAATTGAGTTGGCTGACAAAATTTCTATTTCATAACATCTTTCTCATGGAAATGGCAAGATGAGATTACAGATTCCTTTTGGAGGGGAGTCTGAATTGAAAATGAACAACCTCCTCCTGTAAGAACCCTCCCTAATACTTCCCAGCACCGAGCCCTAAGTGTCTGGCTCCGGGTGCCGGTGAGAAAATGTTGTTTGCATCCCCCGGAAAAGTAGAAACATTTTCCGTTCTCACTTCTCTCATAGAGTATCTGGATGATCCAGGTCAGGATGTGGAGTTTACTGTGCTTATTATTACTGGAGATTATTGAGGGCAGGAACACACATCTCTCAGTAAACAACCCAGCCGCCAGCACCTCGGCCCGTCTGCAGGAAATGTGCAGCCTGAGGACAGAAATCGCACAGGGCACACCCTGTTGGCTACTATTGCCTCTCTTCTTACTCTTTGGATCTGCTTAGTGCAGCTCCCTAGGagacaaagaccaaaaaaaaactccaaactTACATCATCTTAGGAAAAAAAGTGCCACCTCCAATGTGAAAAAAGCATGCCCTCAATTCCTAGCACTGCTCCTTTATCACCTTGTCAGGGGAAGTCAGTTCTCTGCATCGAGGCTTGATTTCTTCTGGTGCAAAATGAGCAGAGAATCAATACCTGCATTATGGGGTCATTGTGAGAACCAGAGAAGATCATGGTTGCAAAGCATCTGGCAAGAGAAATTTGTCAACAAACATTAGTTCTCTTGCCCTGAAATGTAACTCTTCAGTCTATTGCTTACTGCATTTGCACATGCACAGAACTTCATAGCGAACTTACTTTTTCAAAACAGTCTTCTTGAGGTATATTTGACTTATAAAAATATTGGTGTATAAAAgtataattgcacatatttaaagtgttgaaaggtTTTGACATAGGTAACATTCattgaaaccatcaccacaatgaaGATCATGAATATATCCATTAACACCAAAAGCTTCCTTGTATGCTTTGTAATGCCTTCTTCCCACTACAGTGAGctcttattttatacttttctcctGGGTAGAGCAGCCAGCCTACTCCTCCATGTTCCCTGTCCATGGGGAGTCAAGTCTCCTCCCTTCTAAGAGTGGGAGAATAATTCCCAAGCCCAACCCAAGAGCTTGATGATGGATTAAGGTCATATGTCACGCCCATAAATCAATTTAGTCTGATGCCTAGAATCATCAactaatcaatatttttaaaacactaccTCTGTTTAAGCCATCATAGTAGGACAGAGACATACAAGGGAGTTTTGAGCCATTCAAACCAGGAGGATGGCAATCTAGTTGGGAAAATTCATTCATAAAAAGATGGCTGAAATATAAGGACGTAAATGACAAAGATCAAAGGAGATGTAAAGTGCTCAAGTGATttcagaggggaggggagggaacttTCAGATAAAGAAGTAAGGGAGCCTTTTACAGGAGATGTCAGAGCTGGATAGGTGGAGGTGAGGTGAAAGGGCTTTCCAAGGGTCAGAAGAACAAGTGAAAACGTGAAAATTACGGGGAAAAAAGAGTGTTTTGACAGGTGGTAAAGATATCAATGTAGTTGAGACAGAAGGGTTTACAAATCCATTCAATTGTTCACAAATATTACTGAGTAATCACAGTGTTCCGTGCACTGTGGAGGATGTAAGGAAGTTATGTCTGATCAGGAGGCTAAGACCCATGTATAGCTGATCTTGAAAGCCATTCCAGGGAGTTTAAATTCATTCTGTAGGTCAGCATTTCCCATTGGCAGAGTGTAAGATGATTTTAGGTGGTTCCCATAGAAAGCTATGAATCATGtgaaataattgtatatttttattaatatggaTTTTtagcaaacataaataaatatcacCTCAAATCTCTCCTTTAATGAATGATGTTGCTTAGGAACATCATTCTAAAGTCTAAAATAGATAATAAGTGTAAAATAATTAgatcaagttaaaaaaatattaaaagattataATCTGGAACAGGGACTCACTGAGATCATGAATTAAGTATATACTTGGAGAAATGTTGCCAATGATGAGGGAGAACCCCCAATTGGTGGTCCTTAGCATCTTCAGTGCCATGGAGCCCTTTGATAATCTGATGGCAAATGCCTTCAGGGCTTCCTTGTAGACTCATTACCTGAGGCAAGTGTACAGGAGCTTTGGGCTAACTGTAAAATATTCAGATAGGAAGTCAACatgatagtatttggaggtgtCCTTTTACGACTAAAGGACTTTTACAGAGTTGATTCATAAACATTATTGAATGAGTTATATGTGCCATGCTCCATGCTAGGTGCTAGGGGTACAAGACTAAGGCAACCAATCTAGTCCCAGGATTCACTTTCTCCCATTACTCTTTATAGAGGACCATATAACCAAAATTCAATTGCTGTGACCCTCTTGGTTTATGGCTGTCTTATTGACCTTGTCAGGCTTTGTTGCCTAGAACGGAAGTCAGCAAGTTTCTTCTGTAAAGGTCCAGACAGATAATAACGATTTTAAGCTTTGCAGGCTGTATGTTCTCTGTCGTGTCTATTTAACTCTGCCATtatagtgcaaaagcagccacagacaatacaaaAACAGTGGATgaggctgtgttccaataaaactttatttcccgAAGCAGGTAGCAGGCCCATTTTGGCCCATAGGCTATAATTTACCAACCTCTGATCTAAATGGAGGTCTTTTAGGAAGAACAGTGCCCAGCCAACTGTGTGGGGATCTCCACCCACTAcaaacacaaatattaaaaaaccaTGAAGTCCTCACCCTTGAAAAGCTTCAAGAAAAGAACAATCACATGTCCCATTTGATGGCTCTTTGTTGGTCAGGAAATTTAGGGACTTGCCCACGCAATCTCCAAGTTCTCTCCCAGTTCTGTAATTCTGTGTCTGATGAGCTATTCAAGCAAGGCTGGCTGAGTTTTACCCCATCCATTAGACCCCCATTTTCCATTTTAGTCTTGGCAACTGAACTCTTTTGGGCATTCTACCACTGACCTTTCGGGATTTCTTGTGTCACACAGAATGCTGACATTGTGTTTGTCCTCATTGATCTTCTCCCTTCATTCTTTCTGCATTAAGCTTTATGCATGGGAAGGCCTTCTTATTACATAAATAAGCATCTGTTTTTCCCTGAGACCCTCTGCAAACCtgatttttgcaaatttcttttttcagatctGTTTTCCCAGCCAGTCAGTTTTAACGGACTCCGAAAATACCCCCTCCTCTTCAATGTGTCCATTCCTCACCATGAAGAGGTCATCATGGCTGAACTTAGGCTGTACACACTGGTGCAAAGGGATCGTATGATATACGATGGAGTAGACCGGAAAATTACCATTTTTGAAGTGCTGGAGAGCAAAGGGGATAATGAGGGAGAAAGAAACATGCTGGTCTTGGTGTCAGGGGAGATCTATGGAACCAACAGTGAGTGGGAGACTTTTGATGTCACAGATGCCATCAGACATTGGCAAAAGTCAGGCTCATCCACCCACCAGCTGGAGGTTCACATTGAGAGCAAACACTATGAAGCTGAGGATGCCAGCAGTGGACGATTGGAAATAGACACCAGTGCCCAGAATAAGCATAACCCTTTGCTCATAGTGTTTTCTGATGACCAAAGCAGTGacaaggagaggaaggaggaactaAATGAAATGATTTCCCATGAGCAACTTCCAGAGCTAGACAACTTGGGCCTGGATGGCTTTTCCGGTGGACCTGGGGAAGAGGCTTTGTTGCAGATGAGATCAAACATCATCTACGACTCCACTGCCCGAATCAGAAGGAACGCCAAAGGAAACTACTGTAAGAGGACCCCGCTCTACATCGACTTCAAGGAGATTGGGTGGGACTCCTGGATCATCGCTCCGCCTGGATACGAAGCCTATGAATGTCGTGGTGTTTGTAACTATCCCCTGGCAGAACATCTCACACCCACAAAGCATGCAATTATCCAGGCCTTGGTCCACCTCAAGAATTCCCAGAAAGCTTCCAAAGCCTGCTGTGTGCCCACAAAGCTAGAGCCCATCTCCATCCTCTATTTAGACAAAGGCGTCGTCACCTACAAGTTTAAATACGAAGGCATGGCCGTCTCCGAATGTGGCTGTAGATAGAAGAAGAGTCCTGTGGCTTATTTAATAACTGTAAATGTGTATATTTGGTGTTCCtatttaatgagattatttaatAAGGGTGTACAGTAATAGAGGCTTGCTGCCTTCAGGAAATGGACAGGTAGGTTTGTTGTAGGAAATGCATATTTTCCTCTCCAGTTAAGTCCCTTTCAATGTGTTTTCTCTTTGGACT
This DNA window, taken from Macaca thibetana thibetana isolate TM-01 chromosome 13, ASM2454274v1, whole genome shotgun sequence, encodes the following:
- the BMP10 gene encoding bone morphogenetic protein 10 encodes the protein MGSLGLTLCALFCLAAHSVSGSPIMSLEQSPLEEDMPLFDDVFSEQDGVDFNTLLQSMKDEFLKTLNLSDIPTQDSAKVDPPEYMLELYNKFATDRTSMPSANIIRSFKNEDLFSQPVSFNGLRKYPLLFNVSIPHHEEVIMAELRLYTLVQRDRMIYDGVDRKITIFEVLESKGDNEGERNMLVLVSGEIYGTNSEWETFDVTDAIRHWQKSGSSTHQLEVHIESKHYEAEDASSGRLEIDTSAQNKHNPLLIVFSDDQSSDKERKEELNEMISHEQLPELDNLGLDGFSGGPGEEALLQMRSNIIYDSTARIRRNAKGNYCKRTPLYIDFKEIGWDSWIIAPPGYEAYECRGVCNYPLAEHLTPTKHAIIQALVHLKNSQKASKACCVPTKLEPISILYLDKGVVTYKFKYEGMAVSECGCR